A region of the Synechococcus sp. PCC 7502 genome:
TGGTCACTTCAAGCCTGCTTGAGATTTAGAAATCACTTGATCTCGCTTAAATTCAACTATGGCGTTGCTACCCTGAGGATTTTGCCATTGATACAGTTTATCGTCATTGCTAGTGGTTACTAATTTTCCTGAGTTACCGATTAACTCTTGCACTTGCTGAATGGTCATGCCATTTTGGATTTGATTAAACTTAGCCAAGGAGATGACATCAACTACATCAGAGGCAGATCGATCAGAGTTAGTATCAGAGTTTATTTTAACTAGTGATCCAACTTCAGAAGTGGAAGCTTT
Encoded here:
- a CDS encoding beta-lactamase inhibitor (BLIP), with the translated sequence MKPTYEPIENKPKPIKITPNYNRSYPFFLVGLVIVTFGLMVGTVIKLVFTVSQPLNSEINSKASTSEVGSLVKINSDTNSDRSASDVVDVISLAKFNQIQNGMTIQQVQELIGNSGKLVTTSNDDKLYQWQNPQGSNAIVEFKRDQVISKSQAGLK